In a genomic window of Rhopalosiphum maidis isolate BTI-1 chromosome 4, ASM367621v3, whole genome shotgun sequence:
- the LOC113557390 gene encoding zinc finger protein OZF-like yields MAPLIIDFDKVCRLCLRDDDGNSKMVSIFEKPVLEETIKDCVQIEVLLNTDEPTNICTSCILSLDSWVKFKLLCDNTNAFLQQYRQDKNDSDLVFNSDITNLGPMGFTPSQMSDLSISFFESDSLWNGLSQPWNESDPICTDSPVPKYMKKVQPPEDLINDTISGKECLDLALSVLSKKDTNFTYTKANWWNPKAISMKKILKENEKPILKNGISKSMARYNRYQRKTYSCNVCLETFTKFNDLIIHDSKVHIDMPKNFSCKNCGKLFLSEERLEIHENVHREKSFVCQICQKKFTQQKTLDIHLNVHIGLYPCQKCDFKAQTMYNLKIHENTHSKVKDHCCQECKKEFSTVSSLRRHNRLVHQKLVWFRCDKCDYSTSQPSNMKYHKSSHDPQNCVCDHCGARFKNRDLFKVHLKTHEEAKLSCAHCEKLFKKKSHLKEHLSSCYVLGPSLKKYKCDVCEKCFMRIKTLRIHKNKCHPIVIDI; encoded by the exons atggctccactaataattgattttgataaaGTCTGTCGATTATGTCTTCGTGACGATGATGGAAATAGTAAAATGGtatcaatatttgaaaaaccaGTTCTTGAAGAGACCATAAAAGATTGTGTGCAAATCGAG gtGTTATTAAATACTGATGAACCTACTAATATATGTACTAGTTGCATATTGAGTTTGGATTCTTGGGTCAAATTCAAATTACTATGTGACAATACCAATGCATTCTTACAGCAATACAGACAGGATAAGAATGATTCTGACCTAGtg TTCAATTCCGACATAACAAACTTAGGACCAATGGGATTCACACCATCTCAAATGTCAGACTTGAGCATCAGTTTTTTTGAAAGTGATTCATTATGGAACGGTTTATCACAACCATGGAATGAAAGTGATCCTATATGTACCGATTCGCCTGTTCCAAAGTATATGAAAAAAGTACAGCCACCTgaagatttaattaatgacACCATATCTGGTAAAGAATGTTTAGATTTAGCCTTGAGTGTATTAAGCAAAAAAGACACTAATTTTACCTATACCAAAGCTAATTGGTGGAATCCCAAAGCTatttctatgaaaaaaatattaaaagaaaatgaaaaacctattttaaaaaatggaatttcaaaatcaatgGCCAGATATAATCGATATCAGCGTAAAACGTATTCCTGTAACGTTTGTTTGGAAACTTTTACAAAATTCAACGATCTTATTATACATGACTCAAAAGTGCACATTGACATGCCCAAGAACTTTAGTTGCAAAAATTGtggtaaattgtttttatctgAAGAACGTTTGGAAATACATGAAAATGTTCATAGAGAAAAATCCTTTGTGTGTCAAATATGTCAAAAGAAGTTTACTCAACAAAAGACTCTTGATATACATTTGAATGTTCATATTGGTTTATACCCTTGTCAGAAATGTGACTTTAAAGCTCAgacaatgtataatttaaaaattcatgaaAATACTCATTCAAAAGTTAAAGACCATTGTTGTCAAGAGTGTAAAAAGGAGTTTTCAACAGTATCATCATTGCGTAGACACAATCGTCTTGTTCATCAAAAATTAGTTTGGTTCCGTTGTGATAAATGTGATTACTCCACAAGCCAACCATCAAATATGAA gtatcaCAAGTCTAGTCATGATCCACAAAATTGTGTTTGTGATCATTGTGGTGCACGTTTCAAAAATCGAGATCTGTTTaaggtacatttaaaaacacacGAAGAAGCTAAGTTGAGTTGCGCTCATTGCgagaaactttttaaaaagaagTCACACCTCAAGGAACATTTGAGCAGTTGCTATGTATTGGGGCCtagtttaaagaaatataaatgtgaTGTGTGTGAAAAATGCTTCATGAGAATCAAGACTTTGCgtattcacaaaaataaatgtcatccaattgttattgacatttaa